The sequence AGATTTTAATCGAATCGGAACAGATCCTGGCGGATGAAAGCGGACGCATGTCGGCTCGGGAACGCCGGAAGATGGAGTTTCAGATCATTGGCATGAAGGCGACGGCGGCGTTGATGCGATATCGGTTGGACGAGTTTCAAACCCATATGATTTCGCTTTCTTCTTATACGGATATAAAAAGGTCAAGAACGAGCTTTGTCAGTCAGAATGAAGCGGTTTTGCATCGCGGCGTTACGGCATATGGGGGCCGGTTAACGAAGGCGCTTCAGGTAAATTTGACAACAAACGCCGATCCGCGAACGGTCCGCCATGATCTGGAGCATTTTGAAGGACGCAATAAACTGTCGCTTGCGGATATATACTATGAAATGAATTTGCTGGCGAAGGCGTCCGAAGAAATTTCGCAGTTGGAACAAATACTTGATACTTCGATGAATGAGGGCATCGTGGCGCCCGGGCTTATTTTATCGGCAAAAATCAAATGGGCGGAAGGCCGCGCGAATGAAGCGTTTCAACTGCTTCGTTACAGAAAAAACGCGTTGAAAGAAAGAGGGATGCACCGCGGCGAGATGCTGCTTGGGGCATTTCAAGTGAAACTGGAGATGATGGTTGGCAATATGGAACCTGCAGTACATTGGGTGGAAGCCCGTCATTTGCATATTGAAAATCAGCCCAATGTGTTGCGGGAGTTCGAGTATTTGATTTTTGCGCGTTTTTTTCTCATTCAAAACAAGGTGGAGGAGGCTCAATCGTTACTCCTTCGCATGCTGGAAGCCGCGGAGAAGGCGGATCGGTATGGAAGCCGCATAGAAATATTGCTGCTGATTTCCTTGTGTTGCTATAAGGAAAGGAATTCCGCGCAGATGTTGAAAACGCTGGACCAGGCGCTTAGTCTCGCTTCGGCGGAAGGTTACCAGCGGATCTTTTTGGACGAAGGCAAAGAACTGGCCCATTTGTTGGAAGTGTGGCTTGATCATCGCAGGCAAAGAGTTCATTATTCCGATAAAAGAAATAAAATTTTTTCATATGCCAAAAGTGTGTTGAAACAATTTCATTGTGAGCCAACGAATCATTTTTTTCCCTGTATAAAAGATCATCCAAAAGTATCGCTGAGTGATCGGGAATTGGAAGTTTTAAAATACCTGGATAAAGGTTATTCCAATGAAGAAATCGCGAGCGAGTTGTTTTTGTCCATAGGAACAGTCAAACGGTACATACACGATATGTTTGTCAAACTCGAAGTGAAAAATCGCGTACAGGCAACCATCCGGGCACGGGAACTCAACATATTATGATCGTTTTAGTTTCCATGCGCCGGGCTTTAGCCCACCGCCTTTTGGCGGTCAGCTTCGGCACCTGCACTTGGTTAACGTCAAGCCTCCCTGCACAGCGCCAACGTTAAGCCACCTTGCACAACTCTCCCCGCCCAATGTTAAGACGGGAGATCACCACCCCGTGCATTCGCGCATCGCAAAACGGGCGGAACGCCTCCCCGCCCAACGCCAACGTTAAGCCACCTTGCACAACTCTCCCCGCCCAACGCTAACGGACGTAGCAGACGCTATTTGCCGAAAAAAGGCCGTGCAAAAAATTTGACGGTCGCCACAGCGGCTATTTGCCGTTTTTTTACCCGTATACCGCACAAAGTGCTAATATAAGCGCGCATACGACCGTTAAATTTATAAACCGGGCGTAAAACCCAAAATAGCCTCTGTCACGTCCGTTAGATCTGAAAGCCCCTTATTCGACTTTAGTCGACTGGTGTTCAATTAATCAGTTGCGAGTTTTGC is a genomic window of Bacilli bacterium containing:
- a CDS encoding LuxR C-terminal-related transcriptional regulator, whose amino-acid sequence is MDMENLRFNRDEIIQLFEQKNCVKVSRNAADMIEQKTEGWAAALQVITLSMPKHENLDQLIQTFSGKHRFLLDYFIEEVFQKQSDEVQAFLMQTSILENINRSLCHSMLPNSDPAKIIAYLEKVNLFIMRLDEERVWYRYHPLFAEALQNRLQEHQIFAKNVKILHRRASIWFNEHGYGEQAVRHALAINDYVLACEVISSHLDMFITQGQEMMVLQWLDEMPHGFVLRDADLRSFYHIMLYVAGRPVDQILIESEQILADESGRMSARERRKMEFQIIGMKATAALMRYRLDEFQTHMISLSSYTDIKRSRTSFVSQNEAVLHRGVTAYGGRLTKALQVNLTTNADPRTVRHDLEHFEGRNKLSLADIYYEMNLLAKASEEISQLEQILDTSMNEGIVAPGLILSAKIKWAEGRANEAFQLLRYRKNALKERGMHRGEMLLGAFQVKLEMMVGNMEPAVHWVEARHLHIENQPNVLREFEYLIFARFFLIQNKVEEAQSLLLRMLEAAEKADRYGSRIEILLLISLCCYKERNSAQMLKTLDQALSLASAEGYQRIFLDEGKELAHLLEVWLDHRRQRVHYSDKRNKIFSYAKSVLKQFHCEPTNHFFPCIKDHPKVSLSDRELEVLKYLDKGYSNEEIASELFLSIGTVKRYIHDMFVKLEVKNRVQATIRARELNIL